CATCGATAGCTCGCCGTCCTCGGTCGTTCGCGCCTCCTGCGTGTACCGGAACGTTTCGTTGGTCGTCGGGACGCGCACCGGAACTGAGGCTCGGACAGTGACGTTCGCCGGCAGACCGCTGGCCGTGACCGTCGCTCCCGGCACCTTCTCGAAGGACTTCACGAACGACGGCTCGTAGAGCGTCTGTGCCGACGGCGGGACGCCCGTCACCGCGAAGGTGCGACGCGTCGCCGACTGGTAGCTCGAGGACGCGTTCGCGGACGACTCGCTCACCTGTACCAGCCGGTAGTGTTCGAGTGCCGGCACCCGTTCGGCGGGGTAGTGGCCGATGCCACCGACCTGGGCGGTGCCGTCCTCCGCGACGTACTCCTGGGCCGCGGAGACGTTCTCGAACTGTCTGACGATCCGGCCGTCCTGCGGTCCGGCACGGATCGTGATCGTCTCACCGCTCTGGGTCTGGGCGCGGCGCTGCTCCCAGTCGACGACGACCGGTTCGGGTTCCATGGCGCTGCCGTGGTACGCGTACAGCCGCACCATCAGGCTCTCGTAGTAGCGCTGGCTCCGCAGGTAGAAGTTCCCGCGGAGGTTGCTGGCGTAGACGGGGTTGTAGAAGTCCGACGACGAGACGTTCGACTGGTCGTAGAAGACGACCGGCGCGCTGAACTTCGACTGCGGGTGGGCCATCTGCCAGTCAACCATCACGTATCGGGTGCCTCCGGCCTCGGCGTCCCGTTCGCCGAGCGCGTCCTGTGCCGTGGACTCGTTGGGTGCCAGCAGGTAGTTCGCCGCGTCGGTCGCCCCCTGCTGGAACGGGTTGGCGTTCGGGATGCGTTCGCCACGGACGGTGATCCAGTGGCCGTAGTCCCACCACGACTGGACGCCGTACGCCCCTGCCGGATAGTCGTAATCGTTCGTCAGATCGTAGCTACCGTAGTACTCCATCTCGTTGTCCGCGCCGCCGAGCGTCCCGGGTGCGGGCGTGTTCGACTCCATCCACTGGAGCGAGCCGTCCCACTCGGTGACGGCGCCGGGACCGGTCGACTGGGCCGACTCCCACGCGGTCTGACTCTGGTCGAACTGGGGGTTCCCGGTGTTCCGAACGCCCATCGGGACGAGCAACACCGGCGTGACGATCAGCATGGCGGCCGCGAGCACCGCGAGCACCTGGTATCCCTGGATGTCACGGAGCGCCGCCACCGACGACACCCGCAGGTCGAGATACGAGAGGATCTGTCCGACCAGATAGGCGTTGGCGACGGCGACGACCGGCGCGAGGTAGTAGTGGAAGCGAATCTGGGTGAACGCGGCCGAGGTCATGAACGCCGCCCAGATCACGAACAGGAGCTTCTCTGCGTCGTAGTTCGTCTGAAGGACGGCGCCGAACAGGATGGCGGCCACGAGCGCGACGCCGACGAGTTCCGAGACGACGCCGACGGCGTCGCCGACGGCCCGGAACGGCCCCGGGACGAGGAACAACAGGCCGAGGAGCGCGAGCGAGCCGACGGCGTACCCGACCCGCTCCGTCTCGCCGTCACGCACCAGTGGCTTCGCGACGAGCCAGATGACCGCCACGACGCCGGTAAAGAGCGTGAAGCCGTAGTCGGACATGATGCGACCCGTGGCCGTCATCGCGTTCTGTTGGAGGGCGGACGGCGAGAGATACGGCTGGGCCTCGGAGATGGTCCGGAGCCCCGCGCCGGAGCTGAAGCCGATGAAGCTGAGGGCGTCGGAGGCGATGCTGTCGAACAGCGACGGGAGGGCAACGGCGACGACGCCGGCGACGACACCGATCAGGCCGACGACGGCGACCGGGTAGTAGGTGCGGTCGAGGTCACGCCGGTCGAACAGTCGGGCCAGCCCCGCCATGAACGCCGCGCCGGCGGCGACGCCGAAGGCGAGGAGAGGCTGGAGGAAGCCGAAGTCGGTCGGGCTGAGGGTGCCCTCCTCGAACTGTACGAGCATCAACAGGGCGGCGACGACCATCGACACGACGCCGACGAACGCGACCGGTTCGGGGGAGTCCCCGGTGACGTAGTCGCTGGTGAGCTGGTAGACGAGGTAGACGCCGAAGACGCCGACGAGCAGGACGCCCGGCGGCCACACCCACATGTAGACCGCGACGGCGACGCCGGCGAGCGCGCTCCAGAGGAGCGGTCGGCGGAGCGCGTCGGTGTCCCGGTCGAGGACGAGTTCCCAGACCGGCGTCTCGCGACGGGAAACCGCCAGCGCGACCATCAGTCCGAGGACGGCGAGCCCCTGGAAGAACGGCTCGGCGATGTTGTGGTCGGCGAACCCGACGAGGCCACGCTGGAGGAACTGCCCCGGAAGGAGCAGGAGGACGGTAGCACCGAAGAGGCCGGCGACGCGTCCAGCGAGTCGCTTCCCGACGGCGTAGACGGGAATCGCGATCAGCGCGCCGAACACCGCCGGCGCGACGAGCAGCGTCTTCGCGACGGTGGTCGAGGACGGGCTCCCGAGACCGACGACGAGCGCCGCCGTCGCGACGAGCTGGTCGTACAGCGTCCCGAACTGGGCGGCGTTGGTCCCGTACGGGAAGTTCGTCCACGGATCGTACGACATCGTGAACGGCCAGTGTCGCACCGCGTACTCGACCTGGCGGAGATGGTACCAGGCGTCGTTGCCGGAGAAGTACACCGCACCGTCCCGAACGAAGGAGCCGTACTGCTGGAGACGGATGGCGAGCATCGCGGCAACGACGAGGACGAGGGCGGGGACGTGATACCAATCGAAAAAGAGGTCTACGACCGACGAGGACCCCTGTCTCTGATCGTCGCTCATTGGGCGAACGGACTTGGATTATGGCCATAAACCTTGTTATCTCCCGACGGCCGCAAGGAATTTCCACGGGCGAACGCGGGGGCGTCGGCAACGAAAACGCTTATTCGCGACTCGGCGGTACGTCGGGTCGATGCAGGTGTCGGTCGTCGTCTGTACGTACGCGATGGAGCGATACGAGGCGTTCACCGAGGCCGTCGAGAGCGTCCTCGCACAGACGCACGAGCCGCTGGAAGTCGTCCTCGTCGTCGACGGAAACCCGGACGTGTACGACCGGGTGCAGGCGGACTTCTGTGGCCGCGAGAACGTCGTCTGTCACTGCAACGAGGAGAATCGCGGCATCTCTTACTCCCGGACCAAGGGCGCCGAACTCGCCTCCGGCGACATCGTCGCGATGCTCGACGACGACGCCGTCGCCGAACCGGACTGGATCGAACGCCTGGTCGACGTCTACGAGGACACCGACGCCGTCGCCGTCGGCGGCGACGTGCGCCCCGACTGGCAGACCGAGCGCCCCGACTTCTTCCCCGCGGAGTTCTACTGGCTCGTCGGCTGCGTCGAACCCGGGTTCGCCGAGGACGGCGAGGAGGTCCGGAACACGTACGGCTCGAACATCTCCTACCGTCGCGAGGCGTTTCTCGCGGTCGGTGGCTACGACCCGAACACGGGTCGGAAGGGCGACAAACACCTCCAGGCCCACGAGGCCCCCGTCGGGATTCGACTCCTCGAGGAGTACGGCAGAGGGATGGTGTTCACCGAGGACGCCATCGTTCACCACAAGCTGTTCGACTACCGTGGGGACTTCCAGTGGCTCGTCTTCCGATCGTTCTGGCAGGGCTACTCGAAGCGCGTGATGGACCTGCTGTATCCGGACGCCCCGGACGACAAGGGTGCGTATCTCCGTCAGCTGTTGACCTACTTCGTCCCGGGGCGGCTCCGGCGCCTGATCAGGTCACCGTCGACCATCGAGGCGAAGCAGGTACTCTCGATTTTCGTGTTCACCGCCGCCGTCGGGCTCGGCTACCTCTACGCGATGCTGACGCCGAACGTCGTCGAGAAGGCTAACGCGTAGGCGGGTTGTGGGCGCCGTCTCGGTCGCCCCCGTCCGACTCCGCGTACGACTCGTACCACGAGGGGGTGATCCGCGCCCGCTCGACCGCGGCGTCGACGGCGTCGCACATACCCTCGTGAAACGCCGCAACCGAGAAGCGGTCGGCGAACGCGGCGATCTCCGTTGGCGACCACTCGACCCCGTCGGCCTCGAAGCGCTCGACCGTCTCCGAGAGGGACGGCCCCGACCCGGAGCGGGTGTGACGGTAGCCGTTCTTTCCCGGGACGACCTGGAACTGGGTCATCCCCTCGTCGACGCCGAGCAACGGCGTTCCGGCAGCTAGCGCTTCGACCGGTGCGATGCCGAAGTCCTCGTCGCGCGCGTTGAAGACGAACGCCTTCGCGCCGGCCAGCAGTTCCCGCTTCTCGGCTTCGGGGACGAACCCGGCGAACTCGACGTTGTCGTCGGCCATCGCCTCCAGGCGCTCCCGCTCCGGACCGTCGCCGGCGACGATCAACCGCCGGTCCAGTTGGTTGAACGCCTCGACGATGCCGTCGATATCCTTGTGCCAGTCCAACCGCGACAGGGTGAGGTAGTAGTCGCCCGTCTCGGCGTCTTCGGGATCGTACGCGTCCGTCTCGACGGGCGGATACACGACGCGAACCTTGTCCTCCGGCACCCCCCAGTACCGCACGACCCGCCGCTTGACGACTTCGGAGTTCACCACGAACAGGTCGGGTTTGTGGGTGTTGTGGTCGTAGGCCACCCGCATCGCGTAGTAGAGCAGCAGTTTCAGCCCCGTGAATCGGCCGTCGGTGGCCTCGGTGATCTGGTCCGACTGGCGGCGGTTCGTGTGGTGGACGTACGCGACCCACGTCTGGTCGTCCGGCGGGACGTAAAACAGGGGTTCGTTGCCGCTCGTGACGAGCACGTCGTACTGCCGGAGCGGCGACGCGACTTGCCAGCCGAGCAGGTGCGCGAACTGCCGGAGCACGCCGCCGCGCTCGAGCGCTCGACTCAGTAGTGGCCCGTCGATGAGTTGTTCCCCGTCGATGTCGTCGGGTTCGATGGCGTCGTCGTGCCACCCGACGTAGAACGGCGCGTCGAAGGCGCGAACGAGTTCCCAGGCGAGTCGGTCGCCGCCGCCGTCGGCGTGTTCGCCCCAGTGGGCGACGGCGAGCCGTCCCTCTTCGCCCGCGTCGTCCCCGCCGGTTCGTTCAGTCATCAGTGAACTCCCCCGCCCCCAGCCACATATCGTTCACGACCCCGTGGCGAGGATGTCGAGTACCGGAGAGACCAACATCGACCGTCATTCGTATCGGTCGAGGACGCGCTCGTAGACGCGCCGGAATCGCGGCACGACGGCGTCGGGATGGTACTCCTGGCGCACCGTCCGTTCGTTCTCCGATCCGATCCGCTCGCGGTTCGCGGCGGCGTACTCGATGCTCTCGCGGAGCGCGTCCGGGTCGCCCGGGTCACACAGCAGTTTCGACTGTGGAACGGTCTCCGCCGGCCCGCCGACTGCCGTCGCGACGACCGGCAGGCCGGCCTGCATCGCCTCCAGAATCGTCCGTCCGAACGGTTCGGGCCACACGCCCGGGTGGACGAACACGTCCGCGTCCGCGTACGCCTGGGCCACCTCCTCGTACGGAACCTGCCCGGTGAACGTGATTCGCTCCGCGGCGCCGCCGTCCGAGGCTCGCTCGATCAAGTTCTGCTGCTCGGGCCCGCCACCGACGACCGTCAACGTATACTGCGAGGGGAGCCGTTCGATGGCGTCGACGAGGAAGCGGACCCCCTTCGAATCACGCAGGTAGCCGACGTACAACAGCCGGATTCGGTCCGCGTCGGCCGGCTCGCGGGCCGGCACGTCGAACGTCGGATCGATCATGTTCGGCACCACTTCGAAGTCGGCGTCCGCGAACCCGTGCTCGCGGTACACGCGTTCGACCGCCCCGCTCAGCGGGAGGAAGACGTCGACGTTCCGCATCTGCCGTTTCAGTCGCGGGCGCTCGACGCGGAGGACGGTGTGTTCGTACAGCCGCCGCTGCAACGACGGGGTCACCCCGATGTCCGCCCAATCGATCAGCGGATAGGCGTTCAGCGTCGCGACCGACGGAAGCCCCCGTTCGGCGGCGAGGCGCCCCACGGTCGGGTGGAGGTGCATGTTGTACGCGTGCAGGAGGTCGGCGTCGAGTTCGCGGGAGCGGAGCCGGCGGTAGGCGAGTTCGTTCGGGAGCGTGTAGGGGTACTGTGGGACAGCACCGAGTCGATGGACGGTGACGCCGCCGACCGTCTCCGTCGTGTCGCCGTCGAAGGCGTAGACGGTGACGTCGTCGATCCAGTTTCGGGCGGACAGTTGCTCGGCGAGCAACCGGGCGCTGATCTCACCGCCGCCGGCGTGGGTGGGCGGATAGCGGGGGGTGACGAGGGCGACGTTCATCTCACTTCGCCACCGACGGGTGGGTCGCCTCGACGAAGTAGTTCTCACGTCGCTCACCGAGATATTCGAGTTCGAACCCCTGGCTTCGAAGTAGTTCCTCGACCTCTTCGGCCGAGCCGCCGATTTCGGTCACTTTCTCGCTGTGTATCTCACAGAAGAGATGGTGACACGGCACGTCGGCGAGTGTCTCGCGGAACCCATCGAGCGCGAGATATTCCGCTCCCTCGATATCGATCTTGATGACATCCGGCGAAGGGAGCCCGTGTTCCGTCACCAAGTCGTCGGCACGGCGTGTCTCGACATCGACGGTCTCTCCGTCACCATCGGAAAGTTCGTGTCCCGTCTGTCCTCTGACGGACATGTGGGCCGTCCCGTTCTCGTTCGTGAGCGCCACGTCGAACAGCCGAGCGTCGATATCGTTTCGTTCGACGTTGGACTGCAGAATCCCGAAGGCGTCGGGGGTCGGTTCGAAGGCGACGACGGTCCCCGAGGATAGCTGCGTTCCGACGAGACAGGAGTAGATGCCGACGTTCGCCCCGATGTCGTAGAACACGTCGTCGTCGTCGACGACCGACAGAACGCGTTCGATGAGCCGTCGTTCAGAGCGGAGATCGTCCACGAAGTCGTGCTGATCGAGCCGGCGGTAGGCCATATTGAACTCGGCGCTCGCGTCACCGACCGAGTACGACTTGTACGTTGGCTTTATTCGCTGGTAGAGAAAATCGAACTTGCCAACGAGCCGTTTTGTTACGGCGGCTGCGAGGGCGCGCCAACCCTCCGATTGAAACAGCCGATACGCCCGGTGAAGAACGCTCATTGGTGAACAGGAAGCTGGTTTTGTTACAAGTACCTAACGCTACAGCGTTTTCGATCCGTCCAGCAGCCGGACGGGCGTCGAGGAGGTGTTCGCAGCGACTTCCGGATGTGGGCCGAGTTATTTGTAACCCAAAAACTGCAAGCGCTCTTCGACGGTGTTCGAATCTCCCCCCTCGAACTCGATCGGATCCTCGCTGGTTATCGTCCGGCGGTCGTCCGCCGGGACGTCGAGCCACGGCACCACGTACAGCGTCTCGTTGCGAATGTACTCGAGTGAGTGCCCGAACTTCGGCCTCGTCCCGGGGATCAGCGTTTCGCCGAGCATCTCACCGTGGTCGGCGGAGACAACGCTCTTTCCGGATAGCTCGTCGACGAGTTCCTTCGTGTGATCGAGAACGATATCCAACGTCTCTCGGTACGCTTGTCGTGTCATATCGATCGGTATCTCCCCTCGTTCCATGAGCGTCGAAAAGGAGGGCTGATCGGTTCGAGCCCCGTCGTGAGCGATGCGTCTGTTGAATCCGCGGATCTGAAACTGGTCCCGTAGTCGCTCCCCAGTCTCGCCCAAGTAGGGCCGATGCGGCTGCATGAAGTGGACGAGCAGCCGCTTGTTCGGATACTCCTCGTGGGCCGCCACCGCCGCCTCGACGACATCCCCCGGAAGCACGGTTTCGCGTTCGTCGTCCCACGCGTTCAGATAGAGCGGTTCCACCGCGTGAAACACGTCGCTTCGCAGTTTCTCCGTGTGGGGATTCCCGGTCACGTAGACGGTATCGTGGAACTGTTCGCCGACGAAGTTGCCCTGCATGAACTCCCAGCTTCGCCCCCCGTGGGAGACGACCCGTGAGAGTTCGCCGGGAATGTCGTTTTGCGTCTCGAAGTAGTCGTACCGGCAGGCGTCGAGGAGGACGAGGTTGTCCCAGTCCTCGTCCATCACGTCGACGGCGTCGCCACCGTGTTTCAAGTCGAACAGGAGTCGCTGTAACTCCCAACCGACGTATCCCGGTTGGCCCAACACCTTCCGCAGATTTTCCAGCGTGTA
This window of the Haloplanus rubicundus genome carries:
- a CDS encoding oligosaccharyl transferase, archaeosortase A system-associated, whose translation is MSDDQRQGSSSVVDLFFDWYHVPALVLVVAAMLAIRLQQYGSFVRDGAVYFSGNDAWYHLRQVEYAVRHWPFTMSYDPWTNFPYGTNAAQFGTLYDQLVATAALVVGLGSPSSTTVAKTLLVAPAVFGALIAIPVYAVGKRLAGRVAGLFGATVLLLLPGQFLQRGLVGFADHNIAEPFFQGLAVLGLMVALAVSRRETPVWELVLDRDTDALRRPLLWSALAGVAVAVYMWVWPPGVLLVGVFGVYLVYQLTSDYVTGDSPEPVAFVGVVSMVVAALLMLVQFEEGTLSPTDFGFLQPLLAFGVAAGAAFMAGLARLFDRRDLDRTYYPVAVVGLIGVVAGVVAVALPSLFDSIASDALSFIGFSSGAGLRTISEAQPYLSPSALQQNAMTATGRIMSDYGFTLFTGVVAVIWLVAKPLVRDGETERVGYAVGSLALLGLLFLVPGPFRAVGDAVGVVSELVGVALVAAILFGAVLQTNYDAEKLLFVIWAAFMTSAAFTQIRFHYYLAPVVAVANAYLVGQILSYLDLRVSSVAALRDIQGYQVLAVLAAAMLIVTPVLLVPMGVRNTGNPQFDQSQTAWESAQSTGPGAVTEWDGSLQWMESNTPAPGTLGGADNEMEYYGSYDLTNDYDYPAGAYGVQSWWDYGHWITVRGERIPNANPFQQGATDAANYLLAPNESTAQDALGERDAEAGGTRYVMVDWQMAHPQSKFSAPVVFYDQSNVSSSDFYNPVYASNLRGNFYLRSQRYYESLMVRLYAYHGSAMEPEPVVVDWEQRRAQTQSGETITIRAGPQDGRIVRQFENVSAAQEYVAEDGTAQVGGIGHYPAERVPALEHYRLVQVSESSANASSSYQSATRRTFAVTGVPPSAQTLYEPSFVKSFEKVPGATVTASGLPANVTVRASVPVRVPTTNETFRYTQEARTTEDGELSMTLPYATTGYDEYGPSNGYTNVSVRAVGPYTIQSPLLNDNGSLAQYQTEVQIDEGRVNGDVDGARNVTLERTNPFQNLSLGGGNESGSLEPVEPVTASADDDSDGTPSPTVDDGPATQRALTAAAVARN
- the aglG gene encoding glucosyl-dolichyl phosphate glucuronosyltransferase; the encoded protein is MQVSVVVCTYAMERYEAFTEAVESVLAQTHEPLEVVLVVDGNPDVYDRVQADFCGRENVVCHCNEENRGISYSRTKGAELASGDIVAMLDDDAVAEPDWIERLVDVYEDTDAVAVGGDVRPDWQTERPDFFPAEFYWLVGCVEPGFAEDGEEVRNTYGSNISYRREAFLAVGGYDPNTGRKGDKHLQAHEAPVGIRLLEEYGRGMVFTEDAIVHHKLFDYRGDFQWLVFRSFWQGYSKRVMDLLYPDAPDDKGAYLRQLLTYFVPGRLRRLIRSPSTIEAKQVLSIFVFTAAVGLGYLYAMLTPNVVEKANA
- a CDS encoding glycosyltransferase; the encoded protein is MTERTGGDDAGEEGRLAVAHWGEHADGGGDRLAWELVRAFDAPFYVGWHDDAIEPDDIDGEQLIDGPLLSRALERGGVLRQFAHLLGWQVASPLRQYDVLVTSGNEPLFYVPPDDQTWVAYVHHTNRRQSDQITEATDGRFTGLKLLLYYAMRVAYDHNTHKPDLFVVNSEVVKRRVVRYWGVPEDKVRVVYPPVETDAYDPEDAETGDYYLTLSRLDWHKDIDGIVEAFNQLDRRLIVAGDGPERERLEAMADDNVEFAGFVPEAEKRELLAGAKAFVFNARDEDFGIAPVEALAAGTPLLGVDEGMTQFQVVPGKNGYRHTRSGSGPSLSETVERFEADGVEWSPTEIAAFADRFSVAAFHEGMCDAVDAAVERARITPSWYESYAESDGGDRDGAHNPPTR
- a CDS encoding glycosyltransferase family 4 protein, whose product is MNVALVTPRYPPTHAGGGEISARLLAEQLSARNWIDDVTVYAFDGDTTETVGGVTVHRLGAVPQYPYTLPNELAYRRLRSRELDADLLHAYNMHLHPTVGRLAAERGLPSVATLNAYPLIDWADIGVTPSLQRRLYEHTVLRVERPRLKRQMRNVDVFLPLSGAVERVYREHGFADADFEVVPNMIDPTFDVPAREPADADRIRLLYVGYLRDSKGVRFLVDAIERLPSQYTLTVVGGGPEQQNLIERASDGGAAERITFTGQVPYEEVAQAYADADVFVHPGVWPEPFGRTILEAMQAGLPVVATAVGGPAETVPQSKLLCDPGDPDALRESIEYAAANRERIGSENERTVRQEYHPDAVVPRFRRVYERVLDRYE
- a CDS encoding FkbM family methyltransferase, whose translation is MSVLHRAYRLFQSEGWRALAAAVTKRLVGKFDFLYQRIKPTYKSYSVGDASAEFNMAYRRLDQHDFVDDLRSERRLIERVLSVVDDDDVFYDIGANVGIYSCLVGTQLSSGTVVAFEPTPDAFGILQSNVERNDIDARLFDVALTNENGTAHMSVRGQTGHELSDGDGETVDVETRRADDLVTEHGLPSPDVIKIDIEGAEYLALDGFRETLADVPCHHLFCEIHSEKVTEIGGSAEEVEELLRSQGFELEYLGERRENYFVEATHPSVAK